One region of Arvicola amphibius chromosome 3, mArvAmp1.2, whole genome shotgun sequence genomic DNA includes:
- the Cep70 gene encoding centrosomal protein of 70 kDa isoform X1 — protein sequence MTEGTQIFLSPIFTSDSTKETIPLAAPEAQDSNQLLNRLLIEKQQEETEWESINRLLMTHGFKPLCLVKRPDLKDLIVFDKQSSQRMRQNLKMLMEETTRQQNMIRELIETNQQLKSELHLEQSRAAHQEQRANDLEQIMDSVKSKIGELEDESLNRVCQQQNRIKDLRKEHKLLQMRCQHYKKKRMEQEETIASLQKNIYRLTKEEEERVVTQNRVFAHLCKRVPHTVLDKQLLCLIDYYESKLRKLRTQRQCKEDDSQAEEEKDYRSLDASASYKGLLMSLQNQLKESKSKIDVLLGEKLSLQKDLENRPTVHELRLYKQQVKKLEKALKKSIKLRELIGQKKTGDLERKDEPSKDSHQQALIDQRYFQVLCSINSIIHNPRAPVIIYKQSKGGAQNFNKDIVQDCGFEHLVPIIEMWADELASLKDLYKSLKILAAALVPWHNLKKPDENEALKVEDLLFMVDAMLEEVENKKESPNMPNFQTLQAIVSHFQKLFDVQSLNGVYPRMNEVYTRLGEMNNAVRNLQELLELDSSSSLCVLVSTVGKLCKIINEDVNEQVKQVLGPEDLQSIINKLEEHEEFFPAFQAFTNDLLEILEIDDLDAIVPAVKKLKVLSY from the exons CAGGAGGAAACAGAATGGGAAAGCATAAACAGGCTGTTGATGACGCATGGCTTCAAACCTTTGTGCCTAGTCAAGAGACCTGACCTCAAAG ATCTCATCGTTTTTGACAAACAATCATCACAAAGAATGAGGCAGAATTTGAAAATGTTGATGGAAGAAACAACACGTCAGCAGAACATGATCCGGGAGCTCATAGAGACGAACCAGCAGCTTAA AAGTGAACTTCATCTAGAACAGAGCCGAGCAGCACACCAGGAACAGCGAGCCAATGACCTGGAGCAGATTATGGACAGTGTGAAATCCAAAATTGGTGAATTAGAAGATGAGTCCCTAAACAGGGTTTGCCAgcaacaaaatagaataaaagatcTTCGAAAGGAGCACAAACTGTTACAG ATGAGATGCCAGCATTATAAGAAAAAACGAATGGAACAAGAAGAGACCATTGCTTCTTTGCAAAAGAATATCTACAGATTaactaaagaggaagaagagcgtgttgttactcaaaacagagTGTTTGCCCATCTCTGCAAGAGAGTTCCTCATACAGTCTTGGATAAACA attgctTTGTCTAATTGATTACTATGAATCTAAACTTCGAAAACTCCGTACACAAAG GCAGTGTAAAGAGGACGACAGTCaggcagaagaggaaaaagactACAGAAGCCTGGACGCCTCAGCAAGTTACAAAGGCCTTCTGATG TCGTTACAGAATCAACTCAAGGAATCAAAATCCAAGATTGATGTACTGTTAGGTGAAAAGCTGAGTCTCCAAAAAGATCTGGAAAACAG aCCCACAGTACATGAATTAAGACTTTATAAGCAACAAGTGAAGAAATTGGAAAAAGCCCTTAAGAAAAGTATCAA attACGAGAGCTTATTGGTCAAAAAAAGACTGGGGACCTGGAGAGAAAAGACGAGCCCAGCAAAGACAGCCATCAGCAGGCTCTAATTGACCAGAGATACTTTCAG GTGCTGTGCAGCATCAATTCAATTATTCATAATCCTCGAGCTCCAGTGATTATTTATAAACAGAGCAAGGGAGGAGCCCAAAACTTCAATAAAGATATTGTTCAAGATTGTGGATTTGAACATCTCGTTCCTATAATAGAAATGTGGGCAGATGAACTGGCATCCTTAAAG GATTTGTATAAGTCCTTAAAAATACTGGCAGCAGCACTGGTACCTTGGCATAATTTAAAGAAACCGGATGAAAATGAAGCTCTCAAAGTAGAAGACCTGTTGTTCATGGTGGATGCCATGTTGGAAGAGGTTGAGAACAAGAAGGAG AGCCCCAACATGCCAAACTTTCAAACTTTGCAAGCTATCGTTTCTCACTTCCAAAAGCTATTTGATGTGCAGTCTTTAAATGGAGTCTATCCCCGGATGAATGAAGTGTATACCAGGCTTGGAGAAATGAACAATGCCGTGAGAAACCTCCAGGAGCTCTTAGAACTAG ACAGTTCATCCTCGTTGTGTGTGCTAGTCAGCACAGTTGGAAAATTGTGTAAGATAATTAATGAGGATGTGAACGAGCAGGTTAAGCAAGTCTTAGGACCTGAAGACCTACAAAG cattaTCAACAAATTGGAAGAACATGAGGAATTTTTTCCAGCATTTCAAGCTTTTACTAATGATCTTCTTGAAATCTTAG AAATTGATGACTTGGATGCCATTGTACCTGcagtaaagaaattaaaagtactttcatactga
- the Cep70 gene encoding centrosomal protein of 70 kDa isoform X3 → MTEQEETEWESINRLLMTHGFKPLCLVKRPDLKDLIVFDKQSSQRMRQNLKMLMEETTRQQNMIRELIETNQQLKSELHLEQSRAAHQEQRANDLEQIMDSVKSKIGELEDESLNRVCQQQNRIKDLRKEHKLLQMRCQHYKKKRMEQEETIASLQKNIYRLTKEEEERVVTQNRVFAHLCKRVPHTVLDKQLLCLIDYYESKLRKLRTQRQCKEDDSQAEEEKDYRSLDASASYKGLLMSLQNQLKESKSKIDVLLGEKLSLQKDLENRPTVHELRLYKQQVKKLEKALKKSIKLRELIGQKKTGDLERKDEPSKDSHQQALIDQRYFQVLCSINSIIHNPRAPVIIYKQSKGGAQNFNKDIVQDCGFEHLVPIIEMWADELASLKDLYKSLKILAAALVPWHNLKKPDENEALKVEDLLFMVDAMLEEVENKKESPNMPNFQTLQAIVSHFQKLFDVQSLNGVYPRMNEVYTRLGEMNNAVRNLQELLELDSSSSLCVLVSTVGKLCKIINEDVNEQVKQVLGPEDLQSIINKLEEHEEFFPAFQAFTNDLLEILEIDDLDAIVPAVKKLKVLSY, encoded by the exons CAGGAGGAAACAGAATGGGAAAGCATAAACAGGCTGTTGATGACGCATGGCTTCAAACCTTTGTGCCTAGTCAAGAGACCTGACCTCAAAG ATCTCATCGTTTTTGACAAACAATCATCACAAAGAATGAGGCAGAATTTGAAAATGTTGATGGAAGAAACAACACGTCAGCAGAACATGATCCGGGAGCTCATAGAGACGAACCAGCAGCTTAA AAGTGAACTTCATCTAGAACAGAGCCGAGCAGCACACCAGGAACAGCGAGCCAATGACCTGGAGCAGATTATGGACAGTGTGAAATCCAAAATTGGTGAATTAGAAGATGAGTCCCTAAACAGGGTTTGCCAgcaacaaaatagaataaaagatcTTCGAAAGGAGCACAAACTGTTACAG ATGAGATGCCAGCATTATAAGAAAAAACGAATGGAACAAGAAGAGACCATTGCTTCTTTGCAAAAGAATATCTACAGATTaactaaagaggaagaagagcgtgttgttactcaaaacagagTGTTTGCCCATCTCTGCAAGAGAGTTCCTCATACAGTCTTGGATAAACA attgctTTGTCTAATTGATTACTATGAATCTAAACTTCGAAAACTCCGTACACAAAG GCAGTGTAAAGAGGACGACAGTCaggcagaagaggaaaaagactACAGAAGCCTGGACGCCTCAGCAAGTTACAAAGGCCTTCTGATG TCGTTACAGAATCAACTCAAGGAATCAAAATCCAAGATTGATGTACTGTTAGGTGAAAAGCTGAGTCTCCAAAAAGATCTGGAAAACAG aCCCACAGTACATGAATTAAGACTTTATAAGCAACAAGTGAAGAAATTGGAAAAAGCCCTTAAGAAAAGTATCAA attACGAGAGCTTATTGGTCAAAAAAAGACTGGGGACCTGGAGAGAAAAGACGAGCCCAGCAAAGACAGCCATCAGCAGGCTCTAATTGACCAGAGATACTTTCAG GTGCTGTGCAGCATCAATTCAATTATTCATAATCCTCGAGCTCCAGTGATTATTTATAAACAGAGCAAGGGAGGAGCCCAAAACTTCAATAAAGATATTGTTCAAGATTGTGGATTTGAACATCTCGTTCCTATAATAGAAATGTGGGCAGATGAACTGGCATCCTTAAAG GATTTGTATAAGTCCTTAAAAATACTGGCAGCAGCACTGGTACCTTGGCATAATTTAAAGAAACCGGATGAAAATGAAGCTCTCAAAGTAGAAGACCTGTTGTTCATGGTGGATGCCATGTTGGAAGAGGTTGAGAACAAGAAGGAG AGCCCCAACATGCCAAACTTTCAAACTTTGCAAGCTATCGTTTCTCACTTCCAAAAGCTATTTGATGTGCAGTCTTTAAATGGAGTCTATCCCCGGATGAATGAAGTGTATACCAGGCTTGGAGAAATGAACAATGCCGTGAGAAACCTCCAGGAGCTCTTAGAACTAG ACAGTTCATCCTCGTTGTGTGTGCTAGTCAGCACAGTTGGAAAATTGTGTAAGATAATTAATGAGGATGTGAACGAGCAGGTTAAGCAAGTCTTAGGACCTGAAGACCTACAAAG cattaTCAACAAATTGGAAGAACATGAGGAATTTTTTCCAGCATTTCAAGCTTTTACTAATGATCTTCTTGAAATCTTAG AAATTGATGACTTGGATGCCATTGTACCTGcagtaaagaaattaaaagtactttcatactga
- the Cep70 gene encoding centrosomal protein of 70 kDa isoform X2: MTEGTQIFLSPIFTSDSTKETIPLAAPEAQDSNQLLNRLLIEKQQEETEWESINRLLMTHGFKPLCLVKRPDLKDLIVFDKQSSQRMRQNLKMLMEETTRQQNMIRELIETNQQLKSELHLEQSRAAHQEQRANDLEQIMDSVKSKIGELEDESLNRVCQQQNRIKDLRKEHKLLQMRCQHYKKKRMEQEETIASLQKNIYRLTKEEEERVVTQNRVFAHLCKRVPHTVLDKQLLCLIDYYESKLRKLRTQRQCKEDDSQAEEEKDYRSLDASASYKGLLMSLQNQLKESKSKIDVLLGEKLSLQKDLENRLRELIGQKKTGDLERKDEPSKDSHQQALIDQRYFQVLCSINSIIHNPRAPVIIYKQSKGGAQNFNKDIVQDCGFEHLVPIIEMWADELASLKDLYKSLKILAAALVPWHNLKKPDENEALKVEDLLFMVDAMLEEVENKKESPNMPNFQTLQAIVSHFQKLFDVQSLNGVYPRMNEVYTRLGEMNNAVRNLQELLELDSSSSLCVLVSTVGKLCKIINEDVNEQVKQVLGPEDLQSIINKLEEHEEFFPAFQAFTNDLLEILEIDDLDAIVPAVKKLKVLSY, encoded by the exons CAGGAGGAAACAGAATGGGAAAGCATAAACAGGCTGTTGATGACGCATGGCTTCAAACCTTTGTGCCTAGTCAAGAGACCTGACCTCAAAG ATCTCATCGTTTTTGACAAACAATCATCACAAAGAATGAGGCAGAATTTGAAAATGTTGATGGAAGAAACAACACGTCAGCAGAACATGATCCGGGAGCTCATAGAGACGAACCAGCAGCTTAA AAGTGAACTTCATCTAGAACAGAGCCGAGCAGCACACCAGGAACAGCGAGCCAATGACCTGGAGCAGATTATGGACAGTGTGAAATCCAAAATTGGTGAATTAGAAGATGAGTCCCTAAACAGGGTTTGCCAgcaacaaaatagaataaaagatcTTCGAAAGGAGCACAAACTGTTACAG ATGAGATGCCAGCATTATAAGAAAAAACGAATGGAACAAGAAGAGACCATTGCTTCTTTGCAAAAGAATATCTACAGATTaactaaagaggaagaagagcgtgttgttactcaaaacagagTGTTTGCCCATCTCTGCAAGAGAGTTCCTCATACAGTCTTGGATAAACA attgctTTGTCTAATTGATTACTATGAATCTAAACTTCGAAAACTCCGTACACAAAG GCAGTGTAAAGAGGACGACAGTCaggcagaagaggaaaaagactACAGAAGCCTGGACGCCTCAGCAAGTTACAAAGGCCTTCTGATG TCGTTACAGAATCAACTCAAGGAATCAAAATCCAAGATTGATGTACTGTTAGGTGAAAAGCTGAGTCTCCAAAAAGATCTGGAAAACAG attACGAGAGCTTATTGGTCAAAAAAAGACTGGGGACCTGGAGAGAAAAGACGAGCCCAGCAAAGACAGCCATCAGCAGGCTCTAATTGACCAGAGATACTTTCAG GTGCTGTGCAGCATCAATTCAATTATTCATAATCCTCGAGCTCCAGTGATTATTTATAAACAGAGCAAGGGAGGAGCCCAAAACTTCAATAAAGATATTGTTCAAGATTGTGGATTTGAACATCTCGTTCCTATAATAGAAATGTGGGCAGATGAACTGGCATCCTTAAAG GATTTGTATAAGTCCTTAAAAATACTGGCAGCAGCACTGGTACCTTGGCATAATTTAAAGAAACCGGATGAAAATGAAGCTCTCAAAGTAGAAGACCTGTTGTTCATGGTGGATGCCATGTTGGAAGAGGTTGAGAACAAGAAGGAG AGCCCCAACATGCCAAACTTTCAAACTTTGCAAGCTATCGTTTCTCACTTCCAAAAGCTATTTGATGTGCAGTCTTTAAATGGAGTCTATCCCCGGATGAATGAAGTGTATACCAGGCTTGGAGAAATGAACAATGCCGTGAGAAACCTCCAGGAGCTCTTAGAACTAG ACAGTTCATCCTCGTTGTGTGTGCTAGTCAGCACAGTTGGAAAATTGTGTAAGATAATTAATGAGGATGTGAACGAGCAGGTTAAGCAAGTCTTAGGACCTGAAGACCTACAAAG cattaTCAACAAATTGGAAGAACATGAGGAATTTTTTCCAGCATTTCAAGCTTTTACTAATGATCTTCTTGAAATCTTAG AAATTGATGACTTGGATGCCATTGTACCTGcagtaaagaaattaaaagtactttcatactga